The Thermodesulforhabdaceae bacterium genome has a window encoding:
- a CDS encoding molybdopterin biosynthesis protein: protein MKRKIYLKMHTLSDAQKVWRDTFGRLRTEVEEVQTTEALGRVTAEPVFACRSVPHYHGAAMDGIAVDAKKTFGATETSPVRLKIGIDAFPVDTGDPLPDGTNAVIMIEHVLPVEGEENLVEIRQPAYPWQHVRKVGEDIVAGELVLPVNHMLRPADLGALLAASVTSVKVYRKPRVWIQPTGSELVSPSALKTLEPGQIVEFNGTIMASLVKNCYGEPILRDIVPDQPEAIRESILEACRSGVDVVLINAGSSAGSEDYTVHIIEELGTVLVHGVTMMPGKPVILGKVEEKPVIGVPGYPVSAILAFEQFVSPLLWSLQGLVAPQPPIVSATLARKVASKLGLEEFVRVVLGRVGEELVAVPIQRGAGLITSLTRADGIVRIPHDEEGLDAGKKVDVELLKPEYVISHNIIMIGSHDNTIDVITSELKTRDSRLHLSSSNVGSLAGLIALRKGHAHVAGSHLLDTSDGSYNFSFIEKYLRGVPVRLVELVKRQQGFMLAPGNPKNIQSIEDLKRPDVRFINRQAGAGTRILFDYELQRAGISPEEIAGYDQEEYTHMAVAVSILSGRADAGMGIYAAAKALGLEFIPIAQERYDLVIREDAFGEEKISLLMDVIRSERFRNLVQSFGGYDPSNSGSVIGIWDGERWVERI from the coding sequence ATGAAACGAAAAATTTACCTGAAAATGCACACCCTTAGCGATGCTCAGAAAGTATGGCGGGATACCTTCGGGAGGCTCAGAACCGAGGTTGAGGAAGTTCAAACTACAGAGGCTCTTGGTCGAGTTACGGCAGAACCAGTCTTTGCCTGTCGATCCGTTCCCCACTACCATGGGGCAGCTATGGACGGCATAGCAGTAGATGCGAAAAAAACTTTTGGAGCAACCGAAACATCCCCTGTAAGGCTTAAAATAGGTATAGATGCATTTCCAGTAGATACCGGTGATCCGCTTCCAGATGGAACAAACGCCGTGATCATGATCGAGCATGTCCTTCCGGTTGAAGGTGAAGAAAATCTGGTCGAGATAAGACAGCCTGCTTATCCGTGGCAACACGTAAGAAAGGTTGGTGAAGACATTGTTGCTGGGGAGTTAGTTTTGCCCGTTAATCATATGCTAAGACCTGCAGATCTGGGAGCGCTTCTTGCTGCGTCAGTTACATCCGTTAAGGTTTATCGTAAGCCTCGAGTCTGGATTCAGCCGACGGGTAGTGAACTGGTTTCACCATCGGCTTTGAAGACTCTTGAGCCAGGGCAGATTGTAGAATTCAACGGCACGATTATGGCTTCTCTTGTCAAAAACTGTTACGGGGAACCGATTCTTAGAGATATTGTTCCGGATCAACCTGAGGCTATCAGAGAAAGCATCCTGGAAGCCTGTAGAAGTGGAGTCGATGTTGTGCTTATTAACGCAGGATCTTCAGCGGGTTCAGAAGACTACACCGTTCACATAATCGAAGAACTCGGCACTGTATTAGTCCACGGCGTGACCATGATGCCCGGGAAGCCGGTAATACTCGGTAAAGTTGAAGAAAAACCTGTAATTGGCGTGCCGGGCTATCCAGTTTCGGCAATTCTTGCCTTTGAACAATTTGTGAGTCCGCTTTTGTGGAGCCTTCAAGGGCTTGTGGCGCCTCAACCCCCAATTGTTTCAGCAACTCTTGCTAGAAAGGTAGCTTCAAAGCTGGGGCTTGAAGAGTTTGTAAGAGTGGTACTCGGAAGAGTTGGAGAAGAACTCGTTGCCGTGCCTATTCAGCGTGGGGCTGGTTTGATAACGTCTCTTACTCGAGCTGACGGTATTGTAAGGATTCCTCACGATGAAGAAGGGCTTGACGCTGGGAAAAAAGTGGATGTAGAACTGCTTAAGCCCGAATATGTAATTTCTCACAATATCATCATGATTGGGAGCCATGACAACACAATAGATGTAATAACCAGCGAACTCAAAACTCGCGATAGCCGACTTCATCTTTCATCTAGCAATGTGGGAAGCCTTGCGGGTCTTATTGCTCTACGCAAAGGACATGCTCACGTTGCTGGTTCTCATCTGTTGGATACATCGGACGGAAGTTACAATTTTTCTTTCATTGAAAAATACCTTCGCGGTGTTCCCGTGCGTCTTGTCGAGCTTGTTAAAAGACAGCAAGGGTTTATGCTTGCTCCCGGAAATCCCAAGAATATTCAGTCTATTGAAGATCTTAAGCGCCCTGATGTTCGATTTATCAACCGTCAAGCGGGAGCCGGCACGAGAATTCTTTTTGATTATGAACTCCAGAGAGCGGGAATCTCCCCGGAGGAGATCGCAGGATATGACCAGGAAGAATATACTCACATGGCTGTAGCGGTGTCGATCCTTAGCGGGCGAGCAGATGCAGGAATGGGAATTTATGCGGCGGCAAAGGCTCTGGGGCTTGAGTTTATACCAATTGCTCAGGAGCGTTACGATCTGGTGATAAGAGAAGATGCTTTTGGGGAAGAGAAAATTAGCTTACTCATGGATGTCATAAGAAGTGAACGTTTCAGGAATCTGGTTCAGAGCTTTGGAGGATATGATCCCTCAAATTCTGGTTCTGTAATAGGCATTTGGGATGGGGAAAGATGGGTAGAGAGAATATAA
- a CDS encoding carbon-nitrogen hydrolase family protein → MKSTIRVAIVQPKPYPSYDDPHNIVHALFLLDQCRGKQIDVICFPEYFPFQGEEELSRAAKKLGSYIIAGLVEEVDGRFYNTATLFDRSGRVLGRQRKRCVGSLERTLFDITPSDGIYTAFTTDFGKIGIPVCIDFWGNPEAGIQLARQDVDVVFNPSIFPILRGHWKYGALVRAFDHLVPVVGVNTVSFNAMFRGRKIHHFGGSSFVIQPPKLLDKDHFRRWLRSLDTLDSWIQRELEDFECVEIVDVDLKTCREYRSAFRERFGLPKP, encoded by the coding sequence ATGAAATCCACAATTCGAGTAGCCATCGTTCAGCCCAAGCCTTACCCATCCTACGATGATCCCCATAATATTGTTCATGCTCTTTTTTTGCTTGACCAATGTCGAGGCAAACAAATCGATGTAATCTGTTTTCCGGAATATTTCCCGTTTCAGGGCGAGGAAGAACTTTCTCGTGCGGCAAAAAAACTTGGTAGTTACATTATTGCCGGACTTGTTGAAGAAGTAGATGGCAGATTTTACAACACAGCCACGCTATTTGATCGTTCTGGGCGAGTGCTAGGAAGACAACGTAAGCGTTGCGTCGGAAGTCTTGAAAGAACTTTGTTTGACATTACTCCTTCCGATGGTATCTACACGGCATTTACAACTGACTTCGGCAAAATTGGTATTCCTGTATGTATAGATTTTTGGGGTAACCCTGAAGCTGGCATCCAGCTAGCCCGCCAGGATGTGGACGTAGTATTCAACCCTAGTATTTTCCCCATTCTTCGGGGTCACTGGAAGTATGGGGCTCTGGTTAGGGCGTTCGACCATTTGGTGCCTGTAGTTGGAGTAAATACGGTAAGTTTTAACGCTATGTTCAGAGGGCGAAAGATCCATCATTTTGGTGGTTCCAGCTTTGTGATCCAGCCCCCGAAGCTTTTAGATAAGGATCACTTCCGGCGATGGCTTCGTAGTCTTGATACGCTTGATAGCTGGATTCAGCGTGAACTGGAAGATTTTGAATGTGTAGAAATAGTTGATGTAGATTTGAAAACATGCAGGGAGTATCGATCAGCCTTTAGAGAACGCTTCGGATTACCGAAGCCGTAG
- a CDS encoding endonuclease/exonuclease/phosphatase family protein, whose protein sequence is MDNLFRVMTFNIRFDNPKDENKRWEHRKDLVCEIIRRYHPQILGIQEPTWRQIMDLRSALPEYDFCLKGRVWDDTCQYPTLVFRKDGISCEKNEDFWLSSTPGVHRSCDWGSMYPRLVSYGLLCIGEGKCPVVVAVTHLDHRSNNARIRQIDAIIRWYKQSYEGKPFILLGDFNEPPDGPVYKLIWESGFRDTWRLLGFEDDEESYTHHNFEGQADVGRIDWIFVSHHFQVLNGNIVRDSRDGRYPSDHFPYYVDLAFGK, encoded by the coding sequence ATGGATAACCTTTTCCGTGTAATGACTTTTAATATCAGATTTGACAATCCGAAAGATGAGAACAAGAGATGGGAACATCGAAAGGATCTTGTGTGTGAGATTATTCGCCGATATCATCCACAAATCCTTGGCATTCAGGAACCAACCTGGCGTCAGATCATGGACCTAAGATCAGCTCTGCCCGAATACGATTTTTGCCTCAAAGGGCGAGTCTGGGATGATACCTGTCAGTATCCGACTCTTGTATTTCGCAAAGATGGGATTTCTTGTGAAAAAAACGAAGATTTCTGGCTTTCTTCCACCCCGGGGGTTCACCGTAGCTGTGACTGGGGAAGTATGTATCCCCGGCTTGTAAGTTACGGTTTGTTGTGCATAGGCGAGGGAAAGTGCCCGGTGGTTGTCGCTGTCACTCATCTTGATCATCGTTCGAATAACGCTCGAATACGCCAAATAGATGCCATTATTAGATGGTATAAACAAAGCTATGAAGGAAAACCATTTATACTGCTTGGAGATTTTAACGAACCGCCCGATGGGCCTGTATATAAGCTTATTTGGGAATCGGGCTTCAGAGATACCTGGCGTCTTCTAGGCTTTGAAGATGACGAGGAATCTTACACCCATCACAATTTTGAAGGTCAAGCCGATGTTGGACGTATTGACTGGATTTTTGTAAGCCACCATTTTCAAGTCTTAAACGGCAACATTGTGCGAGATTCTCGGGATGGAAGATATCCATCGGATCATTTTCCTTACTATGTGGATCTTGCTTTTGGGAAGTAA
- a CDS encoding proline--tRNA ligase: protein MRYSKAFIHTYYEVPKEAETPSHILLLRGSYIYPVSAGIYSLLPLGHRVAEKIKQIIREEMNAIGGQEVTMPVLNPADLWKKTGRYYDIGPELFRFVDRKNREMVLAMTHEEVVTDIAKQFIKSYRDLPVMLYQIQTKVRDEVRPRGGLLRVREFSMKDAYSFHPNFEDLDAYYPDVYNAYLRIFSRCHIDAIPIEADTGIMGGTGSHEFMLPSPYGEDRFVMCDHCGYRANTEKAVGSKDIRTGKPAIESGTSFSQNIEEVSTPDVKTIADLMAFFGIEPYRFLKTVAYEADGNLVLAVIRGDLDISETKLANYLKAVKLYLASEETLLRHGLYAGFLSPVGIDPRIRVVVDDSVVGDLSYVAGGNKPDVHCKNVFLGRDFQAREVADIAEVREGDRCLQCDKGRLVMERGIELGHTFKLGTKYTDEKSMNVTYLDHQGKSQRVVMGCYGIGVERLMAAVVERWHDDAGIIWPISVAPYQIIICPVGQKPAVIELTGRCERELSSRYEVLLDDRNESPGVKFKDADLLGIPIRVVISQKLIEQGLVEIKIRKTSEILTCPANDLVEHIDKIVKELQRQ from the coding sequence ATGCGCTACAGCAAGGCGTTCATTCATACTTACTATGAAGTTCCTAAAGAGGCTGAGACCCCATCACACATACTTTTACTTCGTGGGTCTTATATATATCCGGTTTCTGCAGGCATTTATTCTCTTCTCCCGCTTGGCCACCGAGTAGCTGAAAAGATAAAGCAGATCATACGTGAAGAAATGAATGCTATAGGAGGTCAGGAAGTCACAATGCCGGTTTTAAATCCTGCTGATCTTTGGAAGAAAACCGGCAGATACTACGACATAGGCCCTGAACTATTTCGCTTCGTTGACAGAAAGAATCGAGAAATGGTTCTCGCTATGACCCACGAAGAAGTGGTTACCGATATAGCTAAACAGTTCATAAAGTCTTATCGCGATCTGCCTGTAATGCTTTATCAAATTCAGACCAAAGTTCGTGATGAGGTAAGACCCAGGGGAGGACTCCTGCGGGTTCGAGAGTTTTCAATGAAGGATGCGTATAGCTTCCATCCGAATTTTGAAGATCTTGATGCATACTATCCCGACGTCTATAACGCATACCTGAGGATTTTCTCTAGATGTCACATTGATGCTATTCCTATTGAGGCAGACACGGGAATTATGGGCGGAACCGGTTCCCATGAATTTATGTTGCCTTCTCCTTATGGTGAAGATCGGTTTGTTATGTGTGACCATTGTGGATACCGAGCCAACACAGAAAAAGCTGTGGGATCAAAGGATATTAGGACTGGAAAGCCCGCTATTGAGTCGGGAACTTCGTTTTCACAAAATATAGAAGAAGTAAGCACTCCCGATGTAAAGACTATTGCTGATCTTATGGCTTTCTTCGGAATAGAACCTTATCGCTTCCTTAAAACTGTTGCTTACGAAGCCGATGGTAACCTTGTGCTCGCTGTGATCCGAGGTGATCTGGATATTTCCGAAACCAAACTTGCAAACTATCTCAAAGCAGTGAAACTCTATCTGGCATCAGAAGAAACACTTTTACGCCATGGTCTTTACGCCGGTTTTCTGTCTCCTGTTGGTATTGATCCCAGAATAAGAGTGGTTGTGGATGATTCGGTGGTAGGTGATCTTTCCTACGTAGCAGGTGGTAACAAGCCCGATGTTCATTGTAAAAATGTGTTTCTTGGACGGGATTTTCAAGCGCGGGAGGTTGCTGACATTGCCGAAGTTAGAGAAGGGGATCGATGTCTCCAGTGCGATAAAGGAAGGCTTGTAATGGAGCGTGGCATTGAGTTGGGACATACCTTCAAGCTTGGCACTAAATACACTGATGAAAAATCGATGAATGTGACCTATCTGGATCATCAAGGCAAGAGTCAGCGGGTAGTTATGGGATGTTATGGTATCGGTGTTGAACGCCTTATGGCGGCGGTTGTGGAAAGATGGCATGACGATGCAGGCATAATCTGGCCTATTTCAGTGGCGCCTTATCAAATTATTATATGTCCTGTGGGACAAAAGCCGGCTGTGATTGAACTGACCGGAAGATGTGAGCGTGAGCTTTCTTCTCGATATGAAGTTCTTCTTGATGATCGTAACGAGTCTCCTGGTGTGAAGTTCAAGGACGCTGATCTTCTGGGAATTCCCATTAGAGTCGTGATCAGCCAGAAGCTGATTGAGCAGGGACTTGTGGAGATTAAAATAAGGAAGACATCCGAAATACTTACATGTCCAGCTAATGACCTTGTTGAGCATATTGATAAAATTGTGAAAGAGCTTCAAAGGCAGTAG
- a CDS encoding CNNM domain-containing protein — translation MTTSHQIIILILFCLLFGLSAFFSASETAFMAANQLKLTLRAERDRRAKMVKEVLNNTEDLLGTILICNNFVNISLSSLATSIAIGLVGDVGVIYATVIVTITLLIVGEILPKTLASYHADTMALRVVPIIRILITIFTPVLHILRWMINLIEKQLGLSRKDEPVITEDDLEQLIGIESDVAFIPKEKQDMLLGIFLLDKTILRDIMVPWRDVVSLPVDASRDSTVEIIAKTNFSRYPVYEGDRSNVIGFIHVRDVFLTNHNGSFSLRKILRPPPFAPDLRTVRFQLEVFKKERTHIAFVIDEYGNVVGLVTLEDILEEIVGDIEDEYDLKQDRILSLKDGSWIIDGKALIRDINRVLDLNLPETDVRTIGGLILWRLQRIPELGEIVTIGKVRLQVISLRGRRIEKVRVST, via the coding sequence ATGACCACGTCTCATCAAATAATCATTTTAATTTTGTTCTGTCTTCTTTTCGGGCTATCAGCCTTCTTTTCTGCTTCAGAAACAGCCTTCATGGCGGCAAATCAGCTAAAACTTACTTTGCGAGCAGAACGAGATCGGCGAGCCAAAATGGTGAAAGAAGTGCTTAACAACACCGAAGATCTGCTGGGAACCATACTAATCTGCAATAACTTTGTAAACATAAGCCTATCTTCCCTTGCTACTTCTATCGCCATCGGACTTGTAGGCGACGTGGGGGTCATTTACGCCACAGTCATTGTGACTATAACTCTTCTTATCGTTGGAGAGATACTCCCAAAAACTTTGGCCAGCTATCATGCCGATACCATGGCTCTAAGAGTTGTTCCTATAATTCGAATCTTGATAACTATCTTTACCCCTGTTCTTCACATCCTTCGATGGATGATAAACCTGATAGAAAAACAGCTCGGTTTGAGCAGAAAAGATGAACCCGTCATAACGGAAGATGACCTGGAACAGCTTATAGGCATAGAAAGCGACGTAGCTTTTATCCCTAAAGAAAAACAGGATATGCTTCTGGGGATATTTCTTCTTGATAAGACAATCCTTAGAGACATCATGGTTCCATGGCGAGATGTAGTAAGTCTTCCCGTAGATGCTTCCCGAGATTCCACAGTAGAAATCATTGCAAAAACCAACTTTTCCAGATATCCCGTTTATGAAGGAGACCGGTCAAACGTAATAGGATTTATTCACGTAAGGGACGTTTTTCTGACAAACCACAATGGTTCGTTTTCCCTAAGAAAAATCCTTCGTCCACCACCCTTTGCTCCGGACCTTCGCACAGTCCGCTTCCAACTCGAGGTTTTCAAAAAGGAGCGAACTCACATCGCTTTTGTGATAGATGAATACGGTAACGTTGTCGGACTTGTCACCCTTGAGGACATCCTGGAAGAAATAGTGGGCGACATAGAGGATGAATACGATCTTAAGCAGGATCGAATCCTATCGCTTAAAGACGGATCATGGATTATTGATGGCAAAGCGCTTATACGGGATATTAACAGAGTCCTTGACCTCAACCTACCGGAAACTGACGTAAGAACCATAGGAGGTTTAATACTCTGGCGGCTACAGCGTATTCCAGAACTTGGGGAAATAGTAACAATCGGAAAAGTCCGCCTCCAGGTTATCAGCTTAAGGGGGAGAAGAATTGAAAAAGTGAGAGTATCAACATGA
- the rsmH gene encoding 16S rRNA (cytosine(1402)-N(4))-methyltransferase RsmH, translated as MTGWDVSQENIVHKPVLMNEAIDLLLSRGGTIFLDGTVGSGGYAEEILKRLHPDVLVIGIDRDDAAIERSRSRLQQFIESGNLKLYQESFERFPLVLKQEGIRQIDGAVLDLGVSTEQLMEAERGFSFIRNGPLDMRMDRRTKKTAADLVNELSEKELADIFFRYGEERFARRIADAIVKARKTRPITTTGDLVNIILSVLPEKEKRSRIHPATRVFQALRIKLNRELEALNSFLDIILDYLRPGGVVCIVSFHSLEDRIVKERFKAWTKTCSCPPNLPVCQCGRKEPRAVLLTRKAIKPSQEEIDQNPRARSAKLRAAAKWAGEMSSPEAEQC; from the coding sequence ATGACCGGCTGGGACGTATCGCAAGAAAACATAGTTCATAAGCCAGTTCTTATGAATGAAGCCATAGATTTGCTTTTGTCTCGAGGAGGAACCATATTCCTTGACGGAACGGTAGGCTCCGGGGGGTATGCTGAAGAAATCCTGAAGCGGCTCCATCCCGATGTATTAGTTATAGGAATAGACAGAGATGATGCCGCCATTGAAAGATCTCGCTCTAGACTTCAGCAATTCATAGAATCAGGCAATCTAAAGCTCTACCAGGAAAGCTTCGAACGATTTCCCCTTGTTTTGAAACAGGAAGGCATAAGGCAGATCGATGGAGCAGTTCTGGATCTTGGCGTGTCCACCGAGCAACTCATGGAAGCTGAACGTGGATTCAGTTTCATACGAAACGGACCTCTAGATATGAGAATGGACAGGCGGACAAAGAAAACCGCTGCAGACCTTGTGAATGAACTTTCCGAAAAGGAACTAGCCGATATTTTCTTTCGTTACGGAGAAGAGCGCTTTGCAAGGCGTATTGCCGATGCTATCGTCAAAGCTAGAAAGACTCGCCCCATAACAACAACCGGTGATCTGGTTAACATCATTCTTTCGGTGCTCCCAGAAAAAGAAAAACGATCAAGAATTCATCCTGCAACCAGGGTATTCCAGGCGTTAAGAATTAAGCTCAATCGAGAACTGGAAGCCCTAAACAGTTTTCTTGACATCATTCTTGACTATCTGCGTCCCGGTGGGGTTGTCTGCATCGTGTCATTTCATTCCCTGGAAGACAGAATAGTGAAAGAACGATTCAAAGCCTGGACTAAAACTTGTTCGTGTCCTCCTAATCTCCCTGTGTGTCAGTGTGGAAGGAAAGAGCCCAGGGCTGTGTTGTTAACTCGTAAAGCCATTAAACCGTCTCAGGAGGAGATCGATCAAAATCCCAGAGCAAGGAGTGCAAAGCTTCGAGCTGCGGCAAAGTGGGCGGGAGAAATGTCTTCTCCGGAGGCTGAACAATGTTAA
- a CDS encoding cell division protein FtsL, with protein sequence MLKILYFAVSVLIAIMALFYTWLRIEQVRYGYIISQRYEYLLELKRTNEKLKLEWNFLTSPPHLQEIAQKEFSMRPPKSNETIFIQVPSSLMQNTPQ encoded by the coding sequence ATGTTAAAAATACTCTACTTCGCCGTATCAGTCCTGATAGCAATTATGGCTCTTTTTTACACATGGCTCAGAATTGAACAGGTGCGATACGGCTACATAATTTCCCAGCGATACGAATACCTGCTCGAACTGAAGCGAACTAATGAAAAGCTAAAACTAGAGTGGAATTTTCTCACGAGTCCACCTCACCTTCAGGAAATTGCTCAGAAGGAGTTTTCTATGCGCCCTCCAAAGTCTAATGAAACCATCTTCATTCAGGTTCCTTCATCGCTCATGCAGAATACACCACAATAA
- a CDS encoding penicillin-binding protein 2 — protein MEKKWEKQAGMFIKRLRSDKDRNRFDFVVFLLSLFVIGGMIAVLLRAFQFQVIERESWRSRYEAQIYTDLETTLSRRPILDRNGQPLAMSVEESSLFVNPKLITNPETVATALAPIIGSKPSEILNRMRKPGKFVLIKRFLSDQQAEKIRQLGVDGLYLVRETKRFYPERWLAGQVLGFVGVDGTGLEGVEKYYDAFLRMQSEKYRFLRDGLVRTLWLGSDLPSASNHESALVLTLDAYIQNITEKELAAAAEKYQAESAQAIVMDVKTFEILAMANWPPFDPNLYQLSNPGEWRNRAVADTFEPGSTFKAILAAALLEEKFVKPTDRIFCENGSFKVPGHLIRDVHPHGWIDFSQVIQYSSNIGAAKLALNFGAKRYALYIDKFGFGHETGIDLPGEVSGIVRPWEKWRPLDLATSAFGQGIGSTLIQLTRAFGAIANDGLMGVPKIAKKLDTGTTIYAAYVKNGDPKDSTEKRNTVEASSLKNVKNDPSQQTFQRVLSVSTAKTLKGILKKVTEEGGTGVSAQVPGYEVGGKTGTAQKLDPETGKYSRKDYASIFVGFAPLEDSRIVIAVVVHNPRGATYGGVVAGPVFREIALRTLPYLGVSPNQGKFSQEGRSL, from the coding sequence ATGGAGAAGAAATGGGAAAAACAAGCAGGAATGTTCATAAAACGCCTTAGATCCGATAAAGATCGCAACCGTTTTGACTTTGTAGTCTTTCTTCTCTCCCTTTTCGTAATCGGTGGAATGATTGCAGTGCTTTTAAGGGCTTTTCAGTTCCAGGTTATAGAACGGGAGAGCTGGCGATCGCGGTATGAGGCTCAAATTTACACTGATCTAGAAACAACTCTTTCCCGCCGTCCTATCCTTGATCGAAACGGACAACCTCTCGCTATGTCGGTAGAAGAATCCTCGCTCTTTGTTAATCCGAAACTTATTACAAATCCAGAAACTGTGGCAACGGCTCTGGCTCCAATTATCGGTTCCAAGCCTTCAGAAATTTTGAATCGAATGAGGAAACCGGGTAAGTTCGTGCTGATAAAACGCTTTCTTTCAGATCAGCAAGCGGAAAAGATCCGTCAACTGGGAGTGGACGGGCTTTACCTTGTGCGAGAGACAAAGCGTTTCTACCCAGAAAGATGGCTAGCCGGACAGGTGCTAGGGTTTGTTGGAGTTGATGGAACTGGACTTGAGGGAGTGGAAAAGTATTACGATGCCTTTTTACGAATGCAGTCGGAAAAATATAGATTTCTCCGAGATGGACTTGTACGAACTTTATGGCTAGGAAGCGATCTACCATCCGCCAGTAACCATGAAAGCGCTCTCGTGCTTACTCTGGATGCTTATATTCAAAATATCACAGAAAAAGAGTTGGCTGCAGCTGCGGAGAAATATCAGGCTGAATCTGCCCAGGCTATAGTCATGGACGTAAAAACTTTTGAAATTCTTGCCATGGCTAACTGGCCCCCCTTCGATCCAAATCTTTATCAATTGAGCAATCCAGGTGAATGGAGAAACCGCGCTGTTGCGGATACCTTCGAACCCGGCTCGACCTTCAAAGCCATCCTTGCGGCGGCTCTTCTGGAGGAAAAATTCGTAAAGCCCACAGATCGAATTTTCTGCGAAAATGGTTCTTTTAAGGTTCCGGGACATCTTATCCGGGACGTGCATCCTCACGGATGGATCGACTTTTCTCAGGTCATACAGTATTCCAGCAATATTGGAGCGGCAAAGCTTGCCTTGAACTTTGGAGCAAAGCGGTATGCGTTGTACATCGACAAATTCGGATTCGGACACGAAACAGGTATAGATCTACCCGGAGAAGTTTCCGGAATAGTGCGTCCGTGGGAAAAATGGCGTCCTCTCGATTTGGCAACATCTGCATTTGGTCAGGGCATAGGGTCAACTCTCATTCAACTCACAAGAGCTTTCGGAGCTATAGCTAACGACGGTCTGATGGGTGTTCCCAAAATTGCAAAAAAGCTCGATACGGGAACAACCATTTATGCCGCTTACGTTAAAAACGGCGATCCAAAAGATTCAACAGAAAAGAGAAATACAGTAGAAGCAAGTAGCTTGAAGAATGTTAAAAACGACCCGTCTCAGCAAACCTTCCAGAGAGTTCTATCCGTTTCTACGGCAAAGACCCTTAAAGGCATACTCAAAAAGGTAACAGAAGAAGGAGGCACCGGTGTTTCAGCTCAGGTGCCAGGCTACGAAGTTGGAGGTAAAACGGGCACGGCTCAAAAGCTCGATCCCGAAACGGGAAAATATTCCAGAAAGGATTATGCTTCAATCTTTGTGGGCTTCGCTCCTCTGGAAGATTCCCGCATAGTGATAGCTGTGGTTGTGCATAATCCAAGAGGAGCTACCTATGGTGGCGTTGTAGCTGGACCGGTCTTTAGAGAAATCGCGCTAAGAACTCTTCCCTATTTGGGCGTCTCACCAAATCAGGGGAAGTTCTCCCAAGAAGGACGATCTTTGTAA